Proteins co-encoded in one Symmachiella macrocystis genomic window:
- a CDS encoding FadR/GntR family transcriptional regulator, with translation MVSMSAAVKIQETQSVDLADRLRERIQSSGLADGELFMTESELAEEYGVSRTVAREAVGRLAAIGLLEGRKSKGLVVRRPDPLRLLELGLPSLIDSQQDLSELAMLRYVLEMGAVEPAVRNGTDEQVQRLSELAVEMEEAIRNGKSQQVPEIDIAFHSVLLGMTGSTLVSGMQRVLVRFFASSRDVVPDEATARRVIWEHQELAAAVRDRDANQARAMLHLQARDWLKCQKAHEAS, from the coding sequence ATGGTATCAATGTCCGCAGCCGTCAAAATTCAGGAAACACAGTCTGTTGACCTGGCAGATCGTCTCCGCGAGCGCATTCAGTCGTCGGGGCTCGCCGATGGCGAGTTGTTCATGACGGAATCGGAGCTGGCTGAGGAGTACGGCGTCTCCCGTACTGTGGCACGCGAGGCGGTGGGGAGGTTGGCTGCGATTGGGTTGTTGGAGGGGCGCAAGAGTAAAGGGCTGGTCGTGCGACGCCCGGATCCACTGCGATTACTTGAACTTGGTTTGCCATCGCTGATCGATTCACAGCAGGACCTTTCCGAACTGGCCATGTTGCGCTATGTGTTGGAAATGGGTGCCGTCGAACCGGCGGTGCGGAATGGGACGGATGAGCAGGTGCAGCGACTCAGCGAACTCGCAGTGGAGATGGAGGAAGCGATTCGCAACGGGAAGAGCCAACAGGTTCCGGAGATTGACATCGCCTTTCATTCCGTACTACTCGGGATGACCGGTTCGACATTGGTGTCCGGGATGCAGCGTGTTTTGGTTCGCTTTTTCGCATCGAGTCGCGATGTCGTCCCCGACGAAGCCACTGCGAGGCGAGTGATCTGGGAGCACCAAGAGCTTGCCGCTGCGGTCCGTGACCGCGATGCCAATCAGGCGCGCGCCATGTTGCACCTGCAAGCGCGGGACTGGTTGAAATGTCAGAAAGCACATGAAGCAAGTTGA
- a CDS encoding RraA family protein: MNSVTESPQSPNLAELARFDTPTICNAIELFDVRSPTAGYMDRRIAACFPDLPAMVGYAATATFRSAEPSRRREGDPHPAVQLLEILAGHSTPTIVVFQDLDDPPAGATFGDGMCLTYKTFGAVGLITSGAARDLDNVRALDFPCFSHGAVCGHGHCHIESVDVPVHVGGVTIHPGDLLHGDHNGVTTIPLEIAHLVPYACSEYLKHEAVVLDPLRGGNTDISDHQQAIAEMGQSLSKLKADLVRMR; this comes from the coding sequence ATGAACTCAGTCACTGAATCGCCGCAGTCGCCAAACCTCGCTGAACTGGCAAGATTCGACACCCCCACGATTTGCAACGCGATTGAACTGTTTGATGTTCGCTCGCCGACTGCCGGTTACATGGACCGTCGCATTGCTGCTTGTTTTCCGGACCTGCCGGCGATGGTTGGCTATGCGGCGACCGCCACGTTTCGTTCAGCCGAACCGTCTCGACGACGAGAGGGAGATCCCCATCCTGCCGTCCAACTGCTCGAAATCCTGGCGGGTCATTCGACACCAACCATCGTGGTGTTTCAGGATCTCGACGATCCCCCTGCGGGCGCAACATTCGGGGACGGCATGTGCCTGACGTACAAAACGTTCGGAGCTGTGGGTCTCATCACATCTGGGGCAGCTCGTGATCTGGACAACGTGCGCGCACTCGATTTCCCCTGTTTCAGTCATGGCGCGGTGTGCGGTCACGGCCATTGTCATATCGAATCAGTCGACGTGCCTGTTCATGTCGGGGGTGTAACAATCCACCCCGGCGATTTACTACATGGTGATCACAACGGGGTAACAACCATTCCGCTAGAAATCGCTCACCTCGTGCCCTATGCGTGTTCCGAGTACCTCAAGCATGAAGCAGTCGTGCTCGACCCGCTGCGTGGCGGCAACACGGATATCTCGGACCACCAACAGGCTATCGCTGAGATGGGTCAGTCTCTTAGCAAGCTCAAAGCCGACTTAGTGCGCATGCGTTAG
- a CDS encoding RNA polymerase sigma factor, which yields MPQDHSPNEADHFGEIYRRVSRRVFATLVRLIRDFDLAEEMLHEAFTIALQRWPIDGVPANPYSWLVSTARHKAIDAIRRRSRFTEAQPELLARLQAVTEENQALAQSDIEDDRLRLIFTCCHPAIDPKVQVPLTLREVCGLTTEEIAAAFLVSPPTMAQRIVRGKAKIRDAGIPYVIPSLTDLPERLDSVLAVIYLVFNEGYSSSAGDTVARRDLSAEAIRLARLLLELLPDAEAMGLLALMLLHESRCSARTTPDGDIVLLEDQDRSRWDRELIDEGKQLVEQAMATRRIGSYTIQAAISAVHSDAATATETDWSQIVALYDILVRAEPSPVVELNRAVAVAMRDGPESGLQLIDAILQRGELADYYLAHSARGELLRRLKRHDDARAAFEQSIALTRQEPERRFLSCKIKELEST from the coding sequence ATGCCCCAGGATCACTCCCCAAACGAAGCGGATCATTTCGGCGAGATTTACCGCCGTGTCTCTCGACGCGTTTTTGCGACTCTCGTTCGATTAATTCGTGACTTCGACTTGGCCGAAGAAATGCTGCACGAGGCATTTACGATTGCATTGCAGCGGTGGCCGATTGATGGCGTTCCAGCGAACCCCTATTCGTGGTTGGTGAGCACGGCTCGCCATAAAGCAATAGATGCCATTCGTCGACGAAGTCGGTTCACTGAAGCACAACCGGAATTGCTGGCCCGACTTCAAGCAGTGACTGAGGAAAATCAGGCATTGGCTCAGTCTGATATCGAGGACGATCGTCTACGTTTGATTTTCACCTGCTGCCATCCCGCGATTGACCCGAAGGTCCAGGTGCCGCTCACGCTTCGCGAAGTCTGCGGCTTGACGACCGAAGAGATTGCGGCGGCGTTTCTTGTCTCCCCGCCTACAATGGCGCAGCGGATCGTGCGGGGCAAAGCAAAAATTCGTGACGCGGGCATTCCCTATGTAATTCCCTCACTCACCGATCTGCCGGAACGACTCGATTCTGTGTTGGCCGTGATCTATCTCGTTTTCAATGAGGGATACTCTTCCTCCGCAGGCGACACGGTGGCGCGGAGGGATCTCTCCGCAGAGGCGATTCGCCTGGCGCGGTTGCTACTTGAATTGCTCCCGGATGCGGAGGCCATGGGACTGCTGGCGTTGATGCTGTTGCACGAATCGCGATGCTCGGCGCGCACGACTCCTGACGGCGATATCGTGCTGCTTGAAGACCAGGACCGCAGCCGTTGGGATCGGGAACTGATCGACGAGGGAAAACAACTCGTTGAGCAGGCGATGGCCACTCGCCGGATCGGTTCCTATACGATTCAAGCGGCTATTTCAGCGGTACACTCAGACGCCGCGACTGCAACGGAAACGGATTGGTCGCAGATTGTCGCGCTGTACGACATATTAGTTCGCGCGGAACCCTCGCCTGTGGTTGAATTGAATCGCGCCGTCGCCGTGGCAATGCGAGACGGCCCTGAATCGGGACTGCAGTTGATAGATGCGATTCTTCAGCGCGGCGAACTGGCGGACTACTATCTTGCGCATTCGGCACGCGGCGAACTGCTGCGACGACTTAAAAGGCATGACGATGCACGCGCCGCGTTTGAGCAATCCATAGCATTGACGCGGCAAGAACCGGAACGACGCTTTCTAAGCTGCAAGATCAAGGAACTCGAGAGCACGTAG
- a CDS encoding YciI family protein, translating to MKFVCLGFYDPDQYAELSEAEGRQMMETCLDYDDELRRGGHFIGGEALQTAENAVTLRIKNGAVDVTDGPYAETKELLGGILLLEARDLTHAIALMSQHPGVKVGPFEIRPADAEVNALIAARGANVVREQNGECDDPAIDLMLGVFRDHLTWLEDAVADIPDERLAEQLGGVVNHPAWTLSHLNASLGFLLSLLDETEGDSAEEENQKYGYGSIPVTDRSHYASQSKLLATLRQRHELVDTAVRAKHTEYFSRATPEKLREFAPTIGRIAIYLLASHESYHLGQIMQWRRAAGFKNNDIF from the coding sequence ATGAAATTTGTTTGCTTGGGATTCTATGACCCGGACCAGTACGCAGAACTTTCCGAAGCGGAAGGCCGACAGATGATGGAGACGTGCTTAGACTACGACGACGAATTGCGGCGCGGTGGGCATTTTATCGGTGGCGAGGCGCTGCAGACCGCTGAAAACGCCGTGACACTGCGAATTAAAAACGGCGCAGTAGATGTGACAGATGGACCGTATGCCGAAACCAAGGAGCTGCTGGGGGGGATTCTGTTACTCGAAGCTCGCGATTTGACTCATGCCATTGCGTTGATGTCTCAGCATCCCGGCGTGAAAGTCGGGCCGTTCGAGATTCGTCCAGCTGATGCCGAGGTCAATGCCCTCATTGCGGCTCGCGGAGCGAATGTCGTCAGGGAACAAAACGGGGAGTGTGACGATCCTGCAATTGATCTGATGCTGGGCGTATTCCGCGACCATTTGACATGGCTCGAAGACGCGGTTGCAGACATTCCTGACGAGCGACTCGCGGAGCAACTCGGTGGAGTCGTCAATCATCCGGCATGGACGCTCAGCCATCTGAACGCCTCGCTCGGCTTTCTACTAAGCCTTCTGGATGAAACTGAGGGAGATTCCGCTGAAGAGGAAAACCAGAAATATGGTTATGGCTCGATTCCGGTCACCGATCGCTCTCACTACGCTTCCCAGTCCAAACTTCTGGCAACTTTGAGACAGCGGCATGAACTAGTCGATACCGCCGTGAGAGCGAAGCATACCGAATATTTCTCACGCGCCACACCAGAGAAATTGCGGGAGTTCGCGCCCACAATCGGACGCATTGCCATTTATCTGCTGGCGTCACATGAGTCCTATCATCTTGGCCAAATCATGCAGTGGCGGCGTGCAGCGGGTTTCAAAAATAATGACATTTTCTGA
- a CDS encoding YciI family protein, with protein sequence MKVMVIVKASASSEAGEMPSAELLQAMGQFNEKLVTAGIMQAGDGLKPSSEGKRVTFRGQSRTVTDGPFAETKELIAGYWLWQVDSMEQAVEWVKKCPNPMQEESDIEIRPLFEMEDFDESDPEGTAAAHEEGLRQTIAMQSSILQPYLFFSGRCEEALDFYKESLGATVTMLMRFHESPDPVPEDMLQPGFENKVMHASFNIGKMMLMASDGCGDGTNFEGFRLALSVSTEEECNRAFAALAAGGTVDMPLDKTFWSPRYGMVTDKFGVGWMVMVPGEPN encoded by the coding sequence ATGAAGGTCATGGTCATCGTAAAAGCATCGGCAAGTTCGGAAGCGGGGGAAATGCCTAGTGCGGAATTGCTGCAGGCAATGGGGCAATTCAACGAGAAACTCGTCACAGCCGGGATCATGCAGGCAGGCGATGGTTTGAAGCCGAGTTCCGAGGGCAAACGCGTCACGTTTCGTGGTCAGAGCCGAACCGTGACCGATGGCCCATTTGCGGAAACCAAGGAGTTGATCGCCGGTTATTGGCTCTGGCAGGTTGACTCGATGGAGCAGGCCGTGGAATGGGTCAAGAAATGCCCGAACCCCATGCAGGAAGAATCGGACATCGAGATCCGTCCGCTCTTCGAGATGGAAGACTTCGACGAATCTGATCCCGAGGGAACGGCGGCAGCCCACGAAGAAGGTCTGCGGCAAACAATCGCGATGCAATCCAGCATCCTTCAGCCCTATCTGTTCTTTTCAGGTCGCTGCGAAGAAGCACTCGATTTTTATAAAGAATCGCTCGGTGCGACCGTCACCATGCTGATGCGTTTTCATGAAAGTCCTGATCCCGTCCCTGAAGACATGCTTCAGCCGGGTTTCGAGAATAAGGTTATGCACGCTTCGTTCAACATCGGAAAAATGATGCTGATGGCCTCCGACGGGTGCGGCGACGGGACGAACTTTGAGGGCTTTCGCCTCGCATTGTCCGTGTCGACGGAAGAGGAATGCAATCGCGCCTTCGCAGCTCTCGCCGCAGGGGGAACCGTGGACATGCCGCTCGACAAAACCTTCTGGTCTCCACGATACGGCATGGTGACGGATAAATTCGGCGTCGGCTGGATGGTGATGGTGCCGGGCGAACCGAATTGA
- a CDS encoding VOC family protein — protein MTKTQTITPCLWFDGNAEEAAQFYVSIFDDSKIHHKMVNHDAWPGGKAGDVVVIEFEIAGQRYQALNGGPNEPFNDRVSLSVCCKDQAEVDRYWDALIADGGKPVMCGWLNDKYGMRWQIVPEEFFELVNDTDAEKSRRVMQAMQQMVKLDVAKLKQAYEGSL, from the coding sequence ATGACGAAAACACAAACCATCACTCCCTGCCTGTGGTTTGACGGCAATGCCGAAGAAGCGGCGCAATTTTACGTGTCAATTTTTGATGATTCCAAAATCCACCACAAAATGGTGAACCATGATGCTTGGCCGGGCGGCAAGGCGGGCGATGTCGTTGTCATCGAATTTGAAATAGCCGGTCAGCGGTATCAGGCTCTCAACGGCGGCCCGAACGAACCATTCAATGACCGTGTGTCGCTCTCAGTTTGTTGTAAGGACCAAGCGGAAGTTGATCGCTACTGGGATGCACTCATCGCGGATGGTGGAAAACCGGTGATGTGCGGTTGGCTCAACGACAAATATGGGATGCGTTGGCAGATCGTGCCTGAAGAGTTCTTCGAACTGGTCAATGACACTGACGCTGAAAAGTCCCGTCGTGTGATGCAGGCAATGCAGCAGATGGTGAAACTTGATGTGGCGAAACTAAAGCAAGCCTACGAGGGATCATTATGA
- a CDS encoding DoxX family protein, with product MNGSKKLRITGWVLSLLISLFLIFASASGKFTEWEGKSEMFAKMGWSEEVMVKIGIVEVAIAVLFLIPRTAFVAAILLAAYLGGATATHVRAGEAFLIPIIIGVVAWIALGLRQPDVFRLAFSSSTSSEIDEGR from the coding sequence ATGAATGGGTCAAAGAAACTGCGAATAACGGGATGGGTGTTGAGTCTTCTCATTTCCCTGTTTTTGATATTCGCCAGTGCATCGGGCAAGTTTACGGAGTGGGAAGGCAAGTCAGAAATGTTTGCCAAGATGGGATGGAGCGAAGAGGTAATGGTGAAGATCGGCATTGTCGAAGTTGCCATCGCTGTGCTGTTTTTGATTCCACGGACCGCATTCGTCGCGGCGATTTTGCTTGCAGCCTACTTGGGCGGCGCGACGGCAACGCACGTCCGCGCGGGTGAAGCGTTCTTGATCCCAATCATCATCGGTGTGGTGGCTTGGATCGCTCTAGGATTGCGTCAACCTGACGTATTCCGCCTCGCCTTCAGTAGCAGCACAAGTAGCGAAATCGATGAAGGTCGTTAA
- a CDS encoding YciI family protein has protein sequence MKYMLLIYGAEDCWTEEERKECMIESMGISNELETQGKLISSNPLHPVTTATSVQVREGKRQVTDGPFAETTEQLGGYYLIDVENLDEAIAIAARLPPAKKGTVEIRPLFPLPVLSEG, from the coding sequence ATGAAATACATGCTGCTGATTTACGGAGCTGAAGATTGCTGGACCGAAGAGGAACGCAAGGAATGCATGATTGAGTCGATGGGCATTAGCAATGAGCTTGAGACGCAAGGCAAATTGATCTCATCAAATCCGCTGCATCCTGTCACCACGGCGACCAGCGTTCAGGTTCGCGAAGGGAAACGACAGGTCACAGACGGCCCGTTTGCGGAAACCACCGAGCAACTCGGTGGCTACTATCTGATCGATGTCGAGAATCTGGACGAAGCCATCGCCATCGCAGCACGTCTTCCGCCCGCAAAGAAAGGGACCGTGGAAATTCGCCCTCTATTTCCGTTGCCTGTTCTTTCGGAAGGATGA
- a CDS encoding haloacid dehalogenase type II — translation MPRPKIIVCDVNETLLDLAPLKKSVGKALNGREDLLPLWFSTMLHYSLVETLSDNYHSFGEIGTAALMMVAKTQGIDLEYEEAKAAIVTPLRSLPPHPDVVEGLKALKQNGYRLVSLTNSSAVGVETQFKNAGLIDLFEKRYSIDSLKKFKPHPDTYRMVLNDLDVQPEEVLMVAAHAWDLAGAENVGLQTAFVKRPGKTLYPNVPKPDYVVSDLKELVRVLKNQ, via the coding sequence ATGCCGCGCCCCAAAATCATAGTCTGCGACGTGAATGAGACCTTACTAGATCTTGCTCCGTTGAAGAAGTCTGTCGGCAAAGCGTTGAACGGGCGGGAAGACCTATTGCCGCTGTGGTTCTCGACGATGCTCCACTATTCATTGGTGGAAACGCTGAGTGATAACTACCACAGCTTTGGAGAAATCGGCACAGCGGCATTGATGATGGTCGCCAAGACGCAAGGGATTGATCTTGAATACGAAGAGGCAAAAGCAGCGATCGTGACGCCACTGCGATCACTGCCTCCGCATCCCGATGTCGTCGAAGGGCTCAAAGCACTCAAACAGAACGGGTATCGACTGGTTAGTTTGACCAATTCCTCAGCCGTGGGAGTGGAAACTCAGTTTAAGAACGCGGGGCTTATCGATTTGTTCGAGAAACGCTATAGCATCGACAGTCTCAAGAAGTTCAAGCCACACCCCGACACTTACCGCATGGTTCTCAACGACCTCGACGTCCAACCCGAAGAAGTCCTGATGGTCGCCGCCCACGCCTGGGATTTGGCCGGTGCCGAAAACGTGGGACTACAGACGGCTTTTGTAAAACGCCCGGGAAAGACACTTTATCCAAATGTGCCCAAACCAGATTACGTGGTAAGTGATCTCAAGGAGCTTGTGCGCGTCCTTAAAAATCAGTGA
- a CDS encoding SDR family oxidoreductase, whose protein sequence is MAFDVKNKTVLVTGANRGIGKSILEEALSRGAKKVYAAVRQIESAESLVAEHGDKVVPVRVDLEDADSITAAAQTAADVDVVVNNAGVLKQKSAIDAGAIEALQFEMNTNVYGLMRVAQAFAPVLISNGGGAFVQLNSVASVKTFSNMATYCASKAASYSITQGLRDSLREQGTLVVSVHPGPIQTDMGQEAGFGDMAASPSLVATATFDAIAEGHFHVWPDPMAEQVGTAYQSFAENVVEADVQ, encoded by the coding sequence ATGGCATTCGACGTGAAAAACAAAACCGTTCTGGTCACCGGCGCCAATCGTGGAATCGGAAAATCGATTCTGGAAGAAGCCCTGAGCCGGGGAGCTAAAAAGGTCTATGCCGCTGTGCGTCAAATTGAATCAGCCGAATCGCTCGTCGCGGAACATGGTGACAAAGTCGTACCCGTTCGTGTTGATCTAGAGGATGCGGATTCAATCACCGCTGCCGCTCAGACTGCAGCCGATGTGGACGTTGTTGTCAACAACGCGGGTGTACTCAAGCAGAAATCGGCCATTGACGCGGGGGCGATCGAGGCCCTTCAGTTTGAAATGAATACGAATGTCTACGGCTTGATGCGCGTTGCGCAAGCATTTGCTCCGGTCTTGATATCAAATGGCGGCGGGGCATTCGTACAGCTCAACAGTGTGGCATCGGTCAAAACATTCTCGAATATGGCCACGTATTGTGCATCGAAGGCGGCCAGTTACTCGATCACGCAGGGCTTGCGAGACTCGCTGCGGGAGCAAGGTACGCTTGTGGTCAGCGTGCATCCCGGGCCGATTCAAACCGACATGGGACAAGAAGCGGGCTTTGGCGACATGGCTGCTTCGCCGTCCTTAGTTGCCACGGCAACCTTCGATGCGATTGCCGAAGGCCACTTTCATGTCTGGCCCGACCCAATGGCCGAACAAGTGGGCACAGCTTATCAAAGTTTTGCCGAGAACGTGGTTGAAGCGGACGTGCAATAA
- a CDS encoding carboxymuconolactone decarboxylase family protein translates to MTDFVVHTIEDAPEKSKSMLESSKKAYGTVPNLHAVMAESPALLEAYKTVSNIFDKQTNLNATEQQIIAMTNNRLNGCTYCMAAHTSIMQGAKVAEDVITALRDGTPIADPKLEALRVFAEKVNVKRGLLDDGDIEALLAAGYTKQTVFDVIVGTAYKVLSNYTNHVAETPLDKMFAKNEWSAEPHPA, encoded by the coding sequence ATGACAGATTTCGTAGTTCACACGATTGAAGATGCCCCGGAAAAAAGCAAGTCGATGTTGGAAAGCAGCAAGAAGGCCTATGGCACGGTGCCCAACCTGCACGCCGTCATGGCGGAATCGCCAGCACTTCTGGAAGCTTACAAGACCGTCTCCAACATCTTTGACAAGCAAACCAACCTGAACGCGACTGAGCAACAGATCATTGCCATGACCAACAACCGTCTGAACGGGTGCACATATTGCATGGCAGCTCACACATCGATCATGCAAGGTGCAAAGGTGGCCGAAGATGTCATCACCGCCCTGCGTGACGGCACTCCGATCGCTGATCCGAAACTGGAAGCACTGCGCGTCTTCGCGGAGAAGGTTAACGTCAAGCGCGGCTTATTGGATGATGGCGACATCGAAGCATTACTGGCGGCCGGATACACCAAGCAAACCGTCTTTGACGTGATTGTGGGGACGGCCTACAAAGTGTTATCAAACTACACCAATCATGTTGCTGAGACGCCGCTCGATAAAATGTTCGCCAAGAATGAGTGGAGTGCGGAGCCGCATCCTGCGTAA
- a CDS encoding TetR/AcrR family transcriptional regulator yields the protein MPWEKSFDESDVIEQAMEVFWEKGYAATSISDITDATGIKRGSLYNAFDGKDDLFLQSLLKYDSGRRKERLRQLEKIDDPRESISRFFDFAVQRALKDPHKKGCLLINTALECEQHDDEVRKIVRDASREMSAFFEKQIRRGQKLGVIPSTIEPRETGRALYALLVGIIVLGRGTFGKTALQQMAAQAARLIS from the coding sequence ATGCCGTGGGAAAAATCATTTGACGAATCGGATGTCATCGAGCAGGCGATGGAGGTCTTTTGGGAGAAAGGCTACGCAGCCACATCGATTTCCGACATCACCGATGCGACAGGCATCAAACGCGGCAGTCTCTACAATGCGTTTGATGGCAAAGATGACCTCTTTTTACAATCGCTGCTAAAATACGACAGCGGTCGCAGAAAAGAGCGATTGCGGCAGTTGGAGAAGATTGACGACCCGCGTGAATCAATTTCGCGGTTCTTTGACTTTGCTGTCCAACGTGCGCTGAAAGACCCCCACAAAAAGGGGTGCTTGCTCATCAACACTGCACTTGAATGTGAGCAACACGATGACGAGGTCCGCAAGATCGTCCGCGATGCATCGCGCGAGATGTCCGCCTTTTTTGAAAAACAAATCCGACGGGGGCAGAAGTTAGGTGTCATCCCCAGCACAATCGAGCCGCGAGAAACCGGAAGAGCATTATACGCTCTGCTGGTCGGCATCATCGTATTGGGACGTGGCACGTTCGGGAAAACAGCGCTTCAGCAGATGGCGGCACAGGCGGCGCGTTTGATTTCCTGA
- a CDS encoding SDR family oxidoreductase translates to MTKYAVTAASGQLGSEIVKATIEAVGKDRVIGLARTPSKAETLDVEVRPGDYDLPNDLEKSLQGIDTVLLVSGMAAPDKRIGQHRNVIEAAKKAGVGKIVYTSVQGAEENTAFSPIVQSNRQTEADIRNSGLQWVIGRNGIYIEPDVEYIETYKQRGEIANCAGEGKCGYTTRSELADAYARMLTEPKHNGHTYNLHGEPLTQQQLADYLNDAFGTDLKYRAMSVADYRAERIAELGEFMGSVIAGIYEGIRNGAANNESQFAMAAGRNHQSWPEYFDELKVKTTNS, encoded by the coding sequence ATGACAAAATATGCAGTGACGGCAGCCAGCGGTCAGCTTGGTTCTGAAATCGTCAAAGCCACCATCGAGGCTGTCGGCAAGGACCGGGTGATCGGATTGGCCCGAACACCCAGCAAAGCGGAAACGCTTGACGTCGAAGTCCGGCCGGGCGATTACGACTTGCCGAATGATCTGGAAAAATCGCTACAAGGAATCGACACCGTCCTACTCGTTTCTGGAATGGCGGCGCCGGACAAACGCATTGGCCAGCACCGCAATGTGATCGAAGCAGCTAAAAAGGCCGGTGTGGGCAAGATTGTCTACACCAGCGTTCAAGGTGCTGAGGAGAATACGGCGTTCTCTCCGATTGTTCAGAGCAACCGGCAAACAGAAGCAGATATCCGCAATAGCGGCCTGCAGTGGGTCATCGGTCGCAACGGTATCTACATCGAGCCTGATGTCGAGTACATCGAGACGTACAAACAACGTGGCGAGATCGCGAACTGTGCGGGGGAGGGAAAGTGCGGCTACACGACACGCTCTGAACTGGCTGATGCCTACGCGCGCATGCTGACAGAGCCAAAACACAACGGCCACACGTACAATTTGCATGGCGAACCGCTCACCCAGCAGCAATTGGCCGACTATTTGAACGACGCCTTCGGCACGGATTTGAAATATCGGGCGATGTCTGTCGCTGATTATCGCGCAGAACGAATCGCAGAACTTGGCGAGTTCATGGGCAGTGTGATTGCCGGCATCTACGAAGGCATCCGCAACGGTGCAGCGAACAATGAAAGCCAGTTTGCGATGGCGGCCGGTCGCAATCACCAGAGTTGGCCAGAGTATTTTGACGAACTAAAAGTTAAGACAACGAACTCCTGA
- a CDS encoding zinc-dependent alcohol dehydrogenase family protein, with protein MQAMLIRDYGENAVFEAAEVEMPEIKAGHVLVKIAASSVNTVDTMIRKMGQELPLAPQTPAILGMDFAGTVEAVGDGVQDYSIGDEVYGCAGGLADLPGTLAEYIVADSNLMAHKPKQLSMRESAALPLVAITAYEGLMRAGITKDQKVLVHGGSGGVGHVAIQLAKHFGALVFSTGGGEKQLALIEQLGATSINYKTESVEQYVDKHTAGAGFDIVFDSVGGANLKNSFTAAALNGQIATTVSMCELDLTPAHFKGLSLHVVFMLIPMLHNFRREQHAEILRNLAQISESGGLKPVLDEQRFSLAEAGPAHARLESGQGMGKVVVEN; from the coding sequence ATGCAGGCAATGCTTATCCGCGACTACGGTGAAAATGCAGTTTTTGAGGCTGCCGAGGTTGAAATGCCTGAGATCAAAGCTGGTCACGTATTGGTGAAGATCGCAGCTTCGAGCGTGAACACAGTAGACACGATGATCCGCAAAATGGGCCAGGAGTTACCATTAGCCCCCCAGACACCGGCCATATTGGGAATGGACTTTGCCGGCACAGTGGAGGCAGTTGGCGATGGCGTGCAGGATTATTCAATCGGCGACGAAGTCTATGGCTGTGCAGGGGGATTGGCCGATTTGCCGGGCACGCTGGCAGAATACATCGTTGCCGACAGCAACTTGATGGCCCATAAACCCAAGCAACTCTCCATGCGAGAATCCGCTGCCTTGCCGTTGGTTGCGATCACAGCCTATGAAGGCTTGATGCGTGCGGGAATCACAAAAGATCAGAAAGTGTTGGTGCATGGTGGCTCAGGTGGGGTTGGCCATGTCGCCATTCAATTGGCAAAGCACTTCGGTGCCCTGGTCTTTTCGACAGGTGGGGGAGAGAAGCAACTGGCATTGATCGAACAACTGGGGGCAACCAGCATCAACTATAAAACAGAATCGGTTGAGCAGTACGTCGACAAGCACACAGCGGGAGCCGGCTTTGATATCGTGTTTGATTCAGTGGGTGGCGCCAATTTAAAGAACTCATTCACGGCGGCAGCACTCAACGGTCAAATTGCCACTACGGTTTCGATGTGTGAACTCGATTTAACCCCGGCTCATTTCAAGGGTTTGTCGCTGCATGTTGTGTTCATGCTGATCCCCATGCTGCACAATTTCAGACGAGAACAACACGCAGAAATTCTGCGCAATCTGGCTCAAATTTCAGAGTCGGGCGGTTTGAAACCTGTGCTGGATGAGCAGCGGTTCTCGCTCGCAGAAGCGGGGCCAGCACACGCGCGGTTGGAGAGCGGTCAAGGGATGGGTAAAGTGGTTGTTGAGAACTAA